One Streptomyces sp. P9-A2 DNA window includes the following coding sequences:
- a CDS encoding helicase C-terminal domain-containing protein, with product MSTEEKPTATPRSLAEALRGRDDAELAALLRSRPDLVTPVPADLTQLAARAGTRASVVRALDRLDRFTTQTAQALAVAADPAPYEELLGLLAGDEGDRGVATALPGAVRTLREQALVWGDDDRLRLVRTARELLSPSPQHPSPTGLGPTVREATAGMSPGRIQEIVTTAGLPSTHDPVSAVAALTGLFTDRERMAALLAEVPFESLDVLERLVWGPPYGQVTADPATRLRRLLDRGLLLPTAPGTVVLPREVALHLRGGRAHLAVEPVPPPVVAAATHPPRVVDATAAGQAYTATATVEELLKDWDEGGPAVLRSGGLSVRDLKRTAVALDVPEQVAAFWVELAYAAGLLASDGEADERYAATPAYDTWRERPAAERWTTLVTAWLTATRTPGLVGGRDAKDHTLSALGPGLDRSAAPEVRRRVLALLAGLPEGAAPDAGSVAERLRWERPPRATGGAAGSGSGSGSTGSATGAGSGGGGGDDLRSRLARWTLTEAEMLGVTGRGALSAHGRALLGMPAPAPKAQAQAQAERAGRAPESTGPGDRLPVHHRPAAGHPDSPAQDSPAPPSPALPVLTPAEQAAASAAAARLLAPQLPEPLDHVLLQADLTAVAPGPLQRPLADMLGVLADVESKGGATVYRFTPGSVRRALDAGRAATDLHAFLAAHSRTPVPQPLAYLIDDVARRHGHLRVGAASAYVRCDDDAMLNEILADKRAAELGLRRLAPTVLAAQADPAGLLEGLRRMGFAPAAESAEGDVLITRADARRTPPRTAPEPVPEGPPVPDDTLLAAAIRAVRAGDLASTAPRKAEAGEADGAGAGAESGELPRTGSAETLATLQAAVLTGETLWIGYVNAEGAASQRVIAPVRVEGGFVTAYDHTADEVRTYPLHRITGVAELADDES from the coding sequence ATGAGCACCGAGGAGAAGCCCACGGCTACCCCCCGATCCCTCGCGGAGGCGCTCCGGGGACGGGACGACGCCGAGCTTGCCGCGCTCCTGCGCAGCCGGCCGGACCTTGTCACGCCCGTGCCCGCCGATCTCACGCAGTTGGCCGCCCGGGCAGGTACCCGCGCCTCGGTCGTCCGTGCCCTGGACCGGCTGGACCGGTTCACGACGCAGACCGCGCAGGCGCTGGCCGTGGCGGCGGATCCGGCGCCGTACGAGGAGCTGCTCGGGCTGCTGGCGGGCGACGAGGGCGACCGGGGGGTGGCCACCGCGCTGCCGGGTGCCGTGCGGACGCTGCGCGAGCAGGCGCTGGTGTGGGGCGACGACGACCGGCTGAGGCTGGTCCGTACGGCCCGTGAGCTGCTCTCCCCTTCCCCGCAGCATCCCTCGCCGACGGGCCTCGGCCCGACCGTGCGGGAGGCGACGGCCGGGATGTCCCCGGGGCGGATCCAGGAGATCGTGACGACGGCCGGACTGCCCTCCACGCACGACCCGGTCTCCGCCGTGGCGGCGCTGACCGGGCTGTTCACGGACCGGGAGCGGATGGCGGCGCTGCTGGCCGAGGTGCCGTTCGAGTCGCTGGATGTGCTGGAGCGGCTGGTCTGGGGGCCGCCCTACGGCCAGGTCACCGCCGATCCGGCGACCCGGCTGCGCCGGCTGCTGGACCGGGGGCTGCTGCTGCCGACCGCGCCCGGGACGGTCGTCCTGCCGCGGGAGGTGGCGCTGCATCTGCGCGGCGGGCGGGCGCACCTGGCGGTGGAGCCGGTGCCGCCGCCGGTCGTGGCCGCGGCCACGCACCCTCCCCGGGTGGTGGACGCGACGGCGGCCGGGCAGGCGTACACGGCGACGGCGACCGTCGAGGAGCTGCTGAAGGACTGGGACGAGGGCGGCCCGGCGGTGCTGCGGTCCGGCGGGCTGAGCGTGCGCGACCTGAAGCGGACCGCCGTCGCCCTGGACGTGCCCGAACAGGTCGCCGCGTTCTGGGTCGAACTCGCCTACGCGGCGGGCCTGCTGGCTTCCGACGGGGAGGCCGACGAACGGTACGCGGCGACTCCGGCGTACGACACCTGGCGGGAGCGGCCCGCCGCCGAGCGCTGGACGACGCTGGTCACGGCGTGGCTGACGGCGACCCGGACGCCGGGACTGGTCGGCGGGCGGGACGCGAAGGACCACACCCTGTCGGCCCTGGGCCCGGGGCTCGACCGGTCGGCGGCCCCCGAGGTGCGGCGCCGGGTGCTGGCGCTGCTCGCGGGGCTGCCGGAGGGTGCGGCACCGGACGCCGGGTCGGTGGCGGAGCGGCTGCGGTGGGAACGGCCGCCGCGCGCGACGGGCGGGGCCGCCGGTTCCGGTTCCGGTTCCGGTTCCACAGGCTCGGCCACGGGTGCGGGCTCGGGCGGGGGTGGGGGCGACGATCTGCGCTCGCGGCTCGCCCGGTGGACGCTGACCGAGGCCGAGATGCTGGGCGTCACCGGCCGCGGCGCGCTGTCCGCGCACGGCCGGGCCCTGCTCGGGATGCCCGCGCCCGCGCCGAAGGCACAGGCGCAGGCGCAGGCCGAGCGAGCGGGCCGGGCACCGGAGTCGACAGGACCGGGCGACCGGCTCCCCGTCCACCACCGGCCGGCCGCCGGGCACCCGGACTCCCCCGCCCAGGACTCCCCCGCCCCGCCTTCTCCCGCCCTCCCCGTCCTCACGCCCGCCGAACAGGCCGCCGCGTCCGCCGCCGCCGCCCGGCTGCTCGCCCCGCAGCTGCCCGAACCACTGGACCACGTCCTGCTCCAGGCCGACCTGACGGCGGTCGCGCCCGGCCCGCTCCAGCGGCCGCTCGCGGACATGCTGGGGGTGCTGGCGGACGTGGAGTCGAAGGGCGGGGCGACCGTCTACCGGTTCACGCCGGGCTCGGTACGCCGCGCTCTGGACGCCGGCCGGGCCGCCACCGACCTGCACGCCTTCCTCGCCGCGCACTCCCGTACCCCTGTGCCGCAGCCACTGGCGTATCTGATCGACGACGTGGCCCGCAGGCACGGACATCTGCGGGTGGGTGCGGCCTCCGCGTACGTACGCTGCGACGACGACGCGATGCTGAACGAGATCCTCGCCGACAAGCGGGCCGCGGAACTGGGCCTGCGCAGGCTCGCGCCGACCGTGCTGGCGGCGCAGGCCGATCCGGCCGGCCTGCTGGAGGGGCTGCGCCGGATGGGGTTCGCGCCGGCCGCCGAGTCCGCCGAGGGCGATGTCCTGATCACCCGCGCCGACGCCCGCCGTACCCCGCCGCGCACGGCACCCGAGCCGGTCCCGGAGGGGCCGCCGGTGCCCGACGACACGCTGCTCGCGGCGGCGATCCGCGCCGTCCGCGCCGGTGACCTCGCCTCGACCGCCCCGCGCAAGGCCGAGGCCGGGGAGGCGGACGGGGCCGGGGCCGGGGCGGAGAGCGGTGAACTGCCGCGCACCGGGTCCGCCGAGACCCTCGCCACCCTGCAGGCCGCTGTCCTCACCGGCGAGACGCTGTGGATCGGCTACGTGAACGCGGAGGGCGCCGCCAGCCAGCGCGTCATCGCCCCGGTCCGCGTCGAGGGCGGCTTCGTCACGGCGTACGACCACACGGCCGACGAGGTGCGGACGTACCCGCTGCACCGGATCACCGGGGTCGCGGAACTGGCGGACGACGAGAGCTGA
- a CDS encoding futalosine hydrolase has translation MVTAVPAERDAVAGAFPGDSHEVALPGVTVVEIADGPDVLAAGVGPALAAASTATALTAAALTGRPYDLVVSAGIAGGFVPHAPVGSLVVADEITVADLGAGTADGFLPVTALGFGAVTHLPPAALVRDVAAAAGALTGVVLTVSTVTGTAARAAHLGDLHPRALAEAMEGFGVAEAAAAHGVPVLEIRAVSNPVGPRDRAAWRIGDALTALTEGFGKLAPVLESWNRHDH, from the coding sequence GTGGTCACCGCGGTCCCCGCCGAGCGGGACGCGGTGGCCGGGGCGTTCCCGGGGGACTCGCACGAGGTCGCCCTGCCGGGAGTGACCGTGGTCGAGATCGCCGACGGTCCCGACGTGCTCGCCGCCGGTGTCGGCCCGGCCCTCGCCGCCGCCTCCACGGCCACCGCCCTCACCGCCGCAGCCCTGACCGGCCGCCCCTACGACCTCGTCGTCTCGGCCGGGATCGCCGGCGGTTTCGTACCCCACGCGCCCGTCGGCTCGCTCGTCGTCGCCGACGAGATCACCGTCGCCGACCTGGGTGCGGGGACGGCGGACGGCTTCCTGCCGGTGACCGCCCTCGGCTTCGGCGCCGTCACCCACCTGCCCCCCGCCGCCCTGGTCCGTGACGTGGCCGCCGCGGCCGGCGCGCTCACCGGCGTCGTCCTCACCGTGTCGACGGTGACCGGCACCGCGGCCCGCGCCGCGCACCTCGGTGACCTGCACCCCCGCGCGCTCGCCGAGGCCATGGAGGGCTTCGGGGTCGCCGAGGCCGCCGCCGCGCACGGTGTGCCCGTGCTGGAGATCCGGGCGGTGTCGAACCCCGTCGGCCCGCGCGACCGCGCCGCCTGGCGCATCGGCGACGCCCTGACGGCCCTCACCGAGGGCTTCGGGAAGCTCGCGCCCGTCCTGGAGAGTTGGAACCGGCATGACCACTGA
- a CDS encoding HAD family hydrolase: MASTTATATATTTTTTPPLTVGFDLDMTLIDSRPGIRACYRALSERTGTHIDADLAVTRLGPPLEDELINWFPAERIDEVADLYRAMYPTYAIAATPALPGAREAISAVREAGGRAVVVTAKHEPNAELHLAHLGIEPHAVIGNLWAEQKALALREHGAGVYVGDHVGDVRGARTADALAVAVATGPCDPAELREAGADVVLADLTEFPGWLSDYMDDRENGGTPGYSPAVRA; encoded by the coding sequence ATGGCCTCCACGACCGCGACCGCGACCGCGACTACGACCACGACCACGCCCCCGCTCACCGTCGGCTTCGACCTCGACATGACGCTCATCGACTCCCGGCCCGGCATCCGCGCCTGCTACCGGGCGCTCTCCGAGCGGACCGGGACCCACATCGACGCCGATCTCGCCGTCACCCGGCTGGGACCGCCCCTCGAGGACGAGCTGATCAACTGGTTCCCGGCCGAGCGGATCGACGAAGTGGCCGACCTGTACCGGGCGATGTACCCGACGTACGCCATCGCCGCCACGCCCGCGCTGCCCGGCGCCCGCGAGGCGATATCCGCCGTACGCGAGGCGGGCGGGCGCGCCGTCGTCGTCACCGCGAAGCACGAGCCGAACGCCGAACTGCACCTCGCCCACCTCGGCATCGAACCGCACGCCGTGATCGGCAACCTGTGGGCCGAGCAGAAGGCACTGGCGCTGCGCGAGCACGGTGCGGGCGTGTACGTCGGCGACCACGTGGGCGACGTGCGCGGCGCGCGGACCGCCGACGCGCTGGCCGTCGCCGTCGCCACCGGCCCCTGCGACCCCGCGGAACTGCGGGAGGCGGGCGCGGACGTGGTCCTCGCCGACCTGACGGAATTCCCCGGCTGGCTCTCGGACTACATGGACGACCGGGAAAACGGGGGGACGCCCGGTTACTCCCCGGCGGTGCGCGCCTGA
- a CDS encoding cold-shock protein — MPTGKVKWFNNEKGFGFLSRDDGGDVFVHSSVLPAGLETLKPGQRVEFGVVAGQRGDQALSLTVLDPTPSVAAAQRKKPDELASIVQDLTTLLENITPMLERGRYPERTSGKQIAGLLRAVADQLDV, encoded by the coding sequence GTGCCTACCGGCAAAGTCAAGTGGTTCAACAATGAGAAGGGCTTCGGCTTTCTCTCCCGCGACGACGGCGGTGACGTCTTCGTCCATTCCTCGGTCCTCCCCGCCGGACTCGAGACGCTGAAGCCGGGCCAGCGCGTCGAGTTCGGCGTGGTCGCCGGACAGCGCGGTGATCAGGCCCTGTCCCTGACCGTCCTCGACCCGACCCCGTCGGTCGCGGCGGCCCAGCGCAAGAAGCCCGACGAGCTGGCCTCCATCGTCCAGGACCTGACGACCCTGCTGGAGAACATCACGCCGATGCTGGAGCGGGGGCGCTACCCGGAGCGCACCTCGGGGAAGCAGATCGCCGGCCTCCTGCGCGCCGTCGCCGACCAGTTGGACGTGTGA
- a CDS encoding iron chaperone, which translates to MAQSTAADVDGYLSEVPEGRRAALTELRRLCGEELKGFAEVMAYGMPAYERDGTAEIAFASQKRYVSFYLMRSDVRAAFEGRLAGQDMGKGCLRFRRPEDVESIDFGLVRDLLRATASGPGTVC; encoded by the coding sequence ATGGCGCAGAGCACGGCGGCGGACGTCGACGGCTACCTCTCCGAGGTCCCGGAGGGACGCAGGGCCGCCCTGACCGAGCTGCGGCGGTTGTGCGGGGAAGAGCTCAAGGGCTTCGCCGAGGTGATGGCGTACGGCATGCCCGCCTACGAGCGGGACGGCACGGCCGAGATCGCCTTCGCCTCGCAGAAGCGGTACGTCTCCTTCTACCTGATGCGAAGCGATGTCCGCGCGGCCTTCGAGGGCCGGCTGGCCGGGCAGGACATGGGAAAGGGCTGTCTACGGTTCCGCAGACCGGAGGACGTGGAGAGCATCGACTTCGGCCTGGTGCGTGATCTGCTGCGCGCCACGGCGTCCGGACCGGGCACGGTCTGCTGA
- a CDS encoding DNA repair helicase XPB, whose protein sequence is MNGPLIVQSDKTLLLEVDHEQAGECRRAIAPFAELERAPEHIHTYRVTPLGLWNARAAGHDAEQVVDALVKYSRYPVPHALLVDIAETMDRYGRLSLSKHPAHGLVLTSTDRPVLEEVLRSKRIAPLVGARLDPDTVAVHPSERGQIKQVLLKLGWPAEDLAGYVDGEAHDIELREDGWALRPYQKQAVENFWHGGSGVVVLPCGAGKTLVGAGTMAQAKSTTLILVTNTVSARQWKHELVKRTSLTEDEIGEYSGTRKEIRPVTIATYQVLTTRRKGVYPHLELFDSRDWGLILYDEVHLLPAPVFKFTADLQARRRLGLTATLVREDGRESDVFSLIGPKRFDAPWKEIEAQGYIAPADCVEVRVNLTDSERIAYATAETEEKYRFCATTATKRKVTEAIVRRFAGQQILVIGQYIDQLDELGEHLNAPVIKGETSNAQREKLFNAFREGEISVLVVSKVANFSIDLPEATVAIQVSGTFGSRQEEAQRLGRVLRPKADGHQAHFYSVVARDTIDQDFAAHRQRFLAEQGYAYRIMDADELLTES, encoded by the coding sequence GTGAATGGTCCGCTCATCGTCCAGTCCGACAAGACGCTTCTCCTGGAAGTCGACCACGAGCAGGCCGGTGAGTGCCGTCGCGCCATCGCGCCGTTCGCCGAGCTGGAGCGGGCGCCGGAACACATCCACACCTACCGGGTGACCCCGCTCGGCCTGTGGAACGCGCGGGCCGCCGGCCACGACGCCGAGCAGGTCGTGGACGCGCTGGTGAAGTACAGCCGCTACCCGGTGCCGCACGCGCTGCTCGTCGACATCGCCGAGACGATGGACCGCTACGGCCGGCTCAGCCTGTCCAAGCACCCCGCGCACGGTCTCGTCCTCACCAGCACCGACCGGCCCGTGCTGGAGGAGGTGCTGCGCTCCAAGCGGATCGCCCCGCTGGTCGGCGCCCGCCTCGACCCGGACACGGTCGCCGTGCACCCCTCGGAGCGCGGGCAGATCAAGCAGGTGCTGCTGAAGCTGGGCTGGCCCGCCGAGGACCTCGCCGGGTACGTGGACGGCGAGGCGCACGACATCGAGCTGCGCGAGGACGGATGGGCGCTGCGCCCGTACCAGAAGCAGGCCGTGGAGAACTTCTGGCACGGCGGTTCCGGCGTGGTCGTCCTGCCCTGCGGCGCGGGCAAGACGCTCGTCGGTGCCGGGACGATGGCGCAGGCGAAGTCGACCACGCTGATCCTGGTCACCAACACCGTCTCGGCCCGCCAGTGGAAGCACGAACTGGTGAAGCGGACCTCGCTGACCGAGGACGAGATCGGTGAGTACAGCGGGACGCGGAAGGAGATCCGGCCCGTCACCATCGCCACGTACCAGGTGCTGACGACCCGCCGCAAAGGCGTCTACCCGCACCTGGAACTGTTCGACTCCCGGGACTGGGGCCTGATCCTCTACGACGAGGTGCACCTGCTGCCCGCGCCCGTCTTCAAGTTCACGGCGGACCTCCAGGCCCGGCGGCGACTGGGCCTGACGGCGACGCTGGTGCGGGAGGACGGCCGCGAGTCGGACGTGTTCTCGCTGATCGGCCCGAAGCGGTTCGACGCGCCGTGGAAGGAGATCGAGGCGCAGGGGTACATCGCGCCCGCCGACTGCGTCGAGGTCCGGGTCAACCTCACCGACTCCGAGCGCATCGCGTACGCCACCGCGGAGACGGAGGAGAAGTACCGCTTCTGCGCGACGACCGCCACCAAGCGGAAGGTCACGGAGGCGATCGTCCGGCGGTTCGCGGGACAGCAGATCCTCGTCATCGGGCAGTACATCGACCAGCTGGACGAGCTGGGCGAGCACCTGAACGCCCCCGTGATCAAGGGCGAGACGTCGAACGCCCAGCGGGAGAAGCTGTTCAACGCGTTCCGGGAGGGCGAGATCAGCGTCCTGGTCGTCTCCAAGGTCGCGAACTTCTCGATCGACCTGCCGGAGGCCACGGTCGCCATCCAGGTCTCGGGCACCTTCGGGTCCCGGCAGGAAGAGGCCCAGCGGCTGGGCCGGGTGCTGCGCCCCAAGGCGGACGGCCACCAGGCCCACTTTTACTCCGTCGTCGCCCGCGACACCATCGACCAGGACTTCGCGGCCCACCGCCAGCGGTTCCTGGCGGAGCAGGGATACGCGTACCGGATCATGGACGCGGACGAGCTCCTCACGGAGAGCTGA
- a CDS encoding MFS transporter encodes MATARTPQGATGTGEANGVRVKGKDRRVGTGRTGRPLRALGRGLRFPVTGTARGIRRATHAHGAGESGLGKLIELHGVNGAGDVMITVALASTVFFSVPTDEARGRVALYLAITMAPFTLLAPVVGPLLDRLPHGRRAAMAGAMLARAVLALVLSGAVVTGGIQLYPAALGVLVSSKAYGVVRSAVVPRLLPPAFSLVKANSRVTLGGLLATGVAAPIGAGLHQIGPRWPLYGAFVLFVAGTVLSFTLPSKVDSAKGEDTALLAADETHLHGPHLKPVKRPGLRTVGPAVTHALAANASIRCLTGFLIFFLAFLLREHPMTGQSAAVSLGVVGVAAGVGNALGTAVGASLRSRAPEIIIVTVVACVVAAAITAAALFGAVVIACLAAVAGFAQALAKLSLDALIQRDVPELVRTSAFARSETLLQVSWVLGGAIGIAMPLIGSLGLAVGAAIVATGWLTTVRGLVGSARHGGGTGRAQVA; translated from the coding sequence GTGGCTACCGCGAGGACACCCCAGGGCGCCACCGGGACCGGTGAGGCGAACGGGGTCAGGGTGAAGGGAAAGGACCGACGCGTCGGGACGGGCCGGACCGGCCGCCCGTTGCGTGCGCTCGGGCGCGGCCTGCGCTTTCCGGTGACCGGGACCGCGCGCGGAATCCGCCGGGCCACCCACGCGCACGGCGCCGGCGAGTCCGGGCTCGGCAAACTGATCGAACTGCACGGGGTGAACGGCGCCGGCGACGTCATGATCACCGTCGCGCTCGCGTCGACCGTCTTCTTCTCCGTGCCGACGGACGAGGCCCGGGGCCGGGTCGCCCTCTACCTCGCCATCACGATGGCCCCGTTCACGCTTCTGGCCCCGGTGGTCGGCCCGCTTCTCGACCGCCTTCCGCACGGCCGCCGGGCGGCGATGGCGGGCGCGATGCTCGCCCGTGCGGTCCTCGCCCTGGTGCTGTCCGGGGCGGTCGTCACCGGCGGCATCCAGCTGTATCCGGCCGCTCTGGGCGTACTGGTGTCCTCGAAGGCGTACGGGGTGGTCAGAAGTGCCGTCGTGCCCCGGCTGCTGCCCCCCGCGTTCTCCCTGGTGAAGGCCAACTCGCGGGTCACCCTCGGCGGGCTGCTGGCCACCGGCGTCGCGGCTCCGATCGGCGCGGGGCTCCACCAGATCGGGCCGCGCTGGCCGTTGTACGGGGCGTTCGTCCTGTTCGTGGCGGGGACGGTGCTGTCGTTCACGCTGCCGTCGAAGGTGGACTCCGCGAAGGGTGAGGACACGGCGCTGCTCGCGGCGGACGAGACGCATCTGCACGGCCCGCACCTCAAACCGGTCAAGCGGCCCGGTCTGCGCACGGTCGGACCGGCCGTCACGCACGCGCTGGCCGCCAACGCGTCCATCCGCTGTCTGACCGGGTTCCTGATCTTCTTCCTCGCGTTCCTGCTGCGCGAGCATCCGATGACCGGGCAGAGCGCCGCCGTGTCCCTGGGCGTGGTGGGCGTGGCGGCGGGCGTGGGCAACGCGCTCGGTACGGCCGTCGGGGCGTCGCTGAGATCCCGGGCGCCGGAGATCATCATCGTGACGGTGGTCGCCTGTGTGGTCGCCGCGGCCATCACCGCGGCGGCGCTGTTCGGCGCGGTCGTGATCGCCTGCCTGGCCGCGGTCGCCGGGTTCGCGCAGGCGCTGGCCAAACTGTCCCTGGACGCGTTGATCCAGCGGGACGTGCCCGAACTGGTCCGCACGTCGGCGTTCGCGCGCTCCGAGACGCTGCTCCAGGTGTCGTGGGTGCTCGGCGGGGCGATCGGCATCGCGATGCCGCTGATCGGGTCGCTGGGCCTGGCGGTGGGCGCCGCGATCGTCGCCACGGGCTGGCTGACCACCGTGCGCGGCCTGGTCGGCTCGGCCCGGCACGGAGGAGGCACCGGGCGTGCCCAAGTGGCGTGA
- a CDS encoding DUF2771 domain-containing protein has translation MTTLPRGAAAPSARAVRRRRAVATAGAVSAGLLVLSACDKPTAVSTLTVGSSSVTSEATCGGHGDALKAADVTKCLQDKGVKEITVDPDETVRFGVDPEIADKGWTILMNGQPLTDSSTKTYRTIPGSVFFNAQYGAQGDSTLVSVKEGESNATGLWSFRLKKDA, from the coding sequence ATGACCACGTTGCCTCGCGGCGCAGCCGCTCCGAGTGCCCGCGCCGTGCGGCGCCGCCGTGCCGTCGCCACCGCCGGCGCCGTATCCGCCGGACTGCTCGTCCTGTCGGCCTGTGACAAACCGACGGCGGTCTCCACCCTCACCGTCGGCAGTTCCTCGGTGACCTCCGAGGCGACCTGCGGCGGCCACGGCGACGCGCTGAAGGCCGCCGACGTCACCAAGTGCCTGCAGGACAAGGGGGTCAAGGAGATCACGGTCGACCCGGACGAGACCGTGCGCTTCGGTGTCGACCCGGAGATCGCCGACAAGGGCTGGACGATCCTGATGAACGGCCAGCCGCTGACCGACTCCAGCACCAAGACGTACCGCACCATCCCCGGCAGCGTGTTCTTCAACGCCCAGTACGGCGCCCAGGGCGACTCGACCCTGGTGTCGGTCAAGGAGGGCGAGAGCAACGCCACGGGCCTGTGGTCCTTCCGGCTGAAGAAGGACGCCTGA
- a CDS encoding 1,4-dihydroxy-6-naphthoate synthase, producing the protein MTTESREPDETREPGETREQSATGGRPLGIAYSPCPNDTFVFDALAHGRVPGAPALDVTFADIDITNGMAERGESDVLKVSYAALPYVLDEYALLPCGGALGRGCGPLVLTRGEEYGDLSGRTVAVPSERSTAYLLFRLWAADTLPGPIGEIVVMPFHEIMPAVRDGKVDAGLVIHEARFTYRNYGLHKLADMGEHWERTTGLPIPLGAIIAKRSLGAKTLTLLADSVRASVRAAWDDPEATRPYVMEHAQEMDPAVADQHIGLYVNEFTADLGEDGYAAVRGLLTRAAAEGLVPSLGPDALRFP; encoded by the coding sequence ATGACCACTGAATCCCGCGAGCCCGACGAGACCCGCGAGCCCGGCGAGACCCGTGAGCAGTCCGCGACCGGCGGCCGGCCGCTGGGTATCGCGTACTCCCCCTGCCCGAACGACACCTTCGTCTTCGACGCCCTCGCGCACGGCCGCGTCCCCGGCGCGCCCGCCCTCGACGTCACCTTCGCCGACATCGACATCACCAACGGCATGGCCGAGCGCGGCGAGTCCGACGTGCTGAAGGTGTCGTACGCGGCCCTCCCCTACGTCCTCGACGAGTACGCCCTGCTGCCCTGCGGGGGCGCGCTGGGCCGCGGCTGCGGCCCGCTGGTACTGACGCGGGGCGAGGAGTACGGGGACCTGAGCGGCCGTACGGTCGCGGTGCCGAGCGAGAGGTCGACGGCGTACCTGCTCTTCCGCCTCTGGGCGGCGGACACCCTGCCCGGCCCGATCGGCGAGATCGTCGTCATGCCGTTCCACGAGATCATGCCGGCCGTGCGGGACGGGAAGGTCGACGCGGGACTCGTGATCCACGAGGCGCGCTTCACGTACCGGAACTACGGGCTGCACAAGCTCGCCGACATGGGCGAGCACTGGGAGCGGACCACCGGGCTGCCGATCCCGCTCGGCGCGATCATCGCCAAGCGGTCCCTCGGCGCGAAGACCCTGACCCTGCTCGCCGACTCGGTCCGCGCCTCCGTACGGGCCGCCTGGGACGACCCCGAGGCGACGCGTCCGTACGTCATGGAGCACGCCCAGGAGATGGACCCGGCCGTCGCCGACCAGCACATCGGGCTGTACGTCAACGAGTTCACCGCCGACCTGGGCGAGGACGGCTACGCGGCGGTGCGGGGCCTGCTGACGCGCGCGGCGGCCGAGGGACTGGTGCCGTCCCTCGGCCCGGACGCGCTGCGGTTCCCGTGA